The genomic interval ACGCGCTACGGCATGAGCGAGGCGTTCGACATGGTCGCGCTCGAGACGGTCACGAACCAGTACCTCGGCGGCGACGCCTCCCTCGCCTGCTCGGCCGAAACGCAGACGCAGATCGACCATCAGGTCGTCGCACTCGTGAAAAAAGAGCACGCCAAGGCCGTCGGCATCCTCACGGAAAACCGTGCCAAGCTCGACGAGCTGGCCAAGTACCTCTATGAAAAGGAGACCATCACCGGCGAGGAGTTCATGGCCATTCTCAACCGCGCCTGACAGGCTGCGATGCGGTCGTGCAGCGATCCTGAATCACCCCGCGAAAGGAGGACCACCGCAACCGTATGAATGAAAAGCTGAAAGAAAAAGTCAAGGAATCTCTCTCGAGCGTGCTGCCCATCACCCTGATCGTGCTGGTGCTGAGCGTCACGCTCGTCCCGATGGAGATCGGCACGCTGGCGCTGTTTCTGACCGGCGCCGTGCTGCTGATCGTCGGCATGGGGTTTTTCCAGCTCGGCGCCGAGATGTCCATGACGCCGCTCGGCGAGGGCGTCGGCAAGACGCTGGCCAAGCGCGAAAAGGTGCTGCTGGTCGTACTCGTGGCGTTCGCGCTCGGGACGATCATCACCATCGCGGAGCCGGACCTGCAGGTGCTGGCAAACCAGGTCGCGTCGATCCCGAACAATGTGCTCATCTGGACGGTCGCCGTCGGCGTGGGCGTCTTTCTGGCGCTGGCCGTGCTGCGCATTTTGTTTCGCGTCTCGCTGGCAAAATGTCTGCTGGCCGCGTATGCGCTGCTGTTTGTGCTGACGCTGTTTTCCCCGAAGGAATTTCTCGCCGTCGCGTTCGATGCCGGCGGCGTCACGACCGGGCCCATCACCGTGCCGTTTATCATGGCGCTGGGCGTCGGCGTGTCGGCCATCCGCAGCACGCAGGGACACGACGACGACAGCTTCGGTCTCGTCGCGCTGTGCAGCATCGGGCCGATTTTGATGGTGCTGCTGCTCGGCATCTTCTACCACCCGACGGACGCGGCCTACTCCGCTGTGGAGATCGCGCCGGTCGTGACGACGCGCGACGTGGCGCGGCAGTTCGCGCTCGGCTTCCCGGGCTATGCCGAGGAAGTGCTGCTGAGCATCCTGCCGATCGTGGCGGTGTTCGTGCTGTTTCAGCTGCTGACGCGCTGCTACCGGCGGCGGCAGCTGCTGCGTACGGGCGTCGGCTTTCTGTACACGGTCATCGGCCTGATCCTGTTTCTGACCGGTGTGAACGTCGGCTTCACGCCCGTGGGCAACCTGCTCGGTTCGGGTCTGGCCGGCAGCGCGTACCGCTGGGTGCTCATCCCGATCGGCGCGCTCATCGGCTACTACATCGTCAAGGCCGAGCCCGCCGTGCAGGTGCTCAACAAGCAGGTCGAGGACGTCACCGGCGGCACCGTGTCACAGAGCATGATGAACACGGCGCTGTCCATCGGCGTCGCCTGCGCGGTGATGCTGTCCATGGTGCGTGTGCTGACCGGCATCAGCATCTACTGGATCCTCGTGCCCGGCTACGCGCTCGCGCTCATCCTCGCGCGGTTCGTGCCGTCCGTGTTCGTGGGCATCGCCTTCGACTCCGGCGGCGTCGCAAGCGGGCCCATGACCTCCACCTTCCTGCTGCCGCTGGCCATGGGCGCGTGCACCGCGCTCGGCGGCAACGTCGTCACGGACGCCTTCGGCGTCGTAGCGCTCGTCGCGCTCGCCCCGCCGGTGGCGATCCAGATCATGGGCGTTCTTTATGTACATAGATCCAAAGCCGTGGCACAAAACAAAGCTGACCTGCTGTCCGATGACGGCGTCATCGACCTGGAGGACGAAGAGATATGATACATGCCGAAAACCGACTCGCACCGCGCATGGTGCTCATCATTACGAATCATGAATACCGCCGCAAGCTCGAACAGACGTTTCAGAATTTCCGCATCCCGATCTATTATCAGTGCCAAGGGCACGGCACCGCGCCGTCGGAGATGCTCGACATCTTCGGCCTGAGCGGCAGCGGCCGCCTGCTCACGATCGGGCTGCTGCCGAAATTTCTCGTGCGCGACCTGCTCGACGCGCTGCAGCAGCGCATCCCGCTGCACAAACGCGGCGGCGGCATCGTGCTGACGATCCCGATCACGGGGCTGCAGCGGCCGATGCTGCAGCTCCTGAACGATCAGATGCGCGAGACGATAGAACAGAAGATCGAAGAAAGGGTGGATAGCGATATGTCCGATATGCAAACCAGCGCC from Clostridiales bacterium carries:
- a CDS encoding transcriptional regulator; amino-acid sequence: MIHAENRLAPRMVLIITNHEYRRKLEQTFQNFRIPIYYQCQGHGTAPSEMLDIFGLSGSGRLLTIGLLPKFLVRDLLDALQQRIPLHKRGGGIVLTIPITGLQRPMLQLLNDQMRETIEQKIEERVDSDMSDMQTSAGYTAIWVALSNGYSSDAIDAARSAGAMGGTILKGRRQNSKRISQKLGISMQEEEEFVVIVTPREKKAAVMNAISDACGLRTDAHGIILSLPVDEVIGLETGENTL
- a CDS encoding DUF1538 domain-containing protein translates to MNEKLKEKVKESLSSVLPITLIVLVLSVTLVPMEIGTLALFLTGAVLLIVGMGFFQLGAEMSMTPLGEGVGKTLAKREKVLLVVLVAFALGTIITIAEPDLQVLANQVASIPNNVLIWTVAVGVGVFLALAVLRILFRVSLAKCLLAAYALLFVLTLFSPKEFLAVAFDAGGVTTGPITVPFIMALGVGVSAIRSTQGHDDDSFGLVALCSIGPILMVLLLGIFYHPTDAAYSAVEIAPVVTTRDVARQFALGFPGYAEEVLLSILPIVAVFVLFQLLTRCYRRRQLLRTGVGFLYTVIGLILFLTGVNVGFTPVGNLLGSGLAGSAYRWVLIPIGALIGYYIVKAEPAVQVLNKQVEDVTGGTVSQSMMNTALSIGVACAVMLSMVRVLTGISIYWILVPGYALALILARFVPSVFVGIAFDSGGVASGPMTSTFLLPLAMGACTALGGNVVTDAFGVVALVALAPPVAIQIMGVLYVHRSKAVAQNKADLLSDDGVIDLEDEEI